Below is a genomic region from Rhinatrema bivittatum chromosome 8, aRhiBiv1.1, whole genome shotgun sequence.
tttatttatttatttatttatttatttaaagtttttctataccggcattcgcgataaatatcgcatcatgccggtttacatttaacaagtggatagggaacaaaaaggtaaaaaataacattgatcctaataatagtaataaataatgataatagtaatgataaaacattaacacattaaacaagagaaaggctaaggaatgcagttacaataaaacaagggagtaatacaacttggagcatagaaaaagaagcaggggattaaatagagagagtatatatgtcagacaatgtgcttgaagcattaatgaattgcccttatgaggtagggatgttaattaccatgattaaggcaaagtctgagcgactatttaatatttaataatggaataggttcagtttagttcgggaaaggctttcatgaatagccacgttttgagtcttttcctaaatgtgggaaggcagggttcctgtcgcaaatctggtgggatggaattccacagtgttggtcctgcagtggagaaagctctgtctctggtggttatgtgcctcatggatttggagtgtggtacttgtagggtttctctataggattctctgattggtctgttggacgtaaattttttgagaggaatttgaaggttgagctgagagtgttgatgtatagctttgaagATAGTGGTTATGgatttatatatgattctgtagtgaattggcagccagtgcaggtctttgaggattggtgatatgtggtctcttctccgagtgttagttaatattctcgcagccgtgttttgaaccatctgaagaggtttagtgtgagatgaaggaagacctaatagcagggagttgcagtaatctagtttagcaaatattattgattgcagaatagttctgtagtcttgaaagtggaagagtggtcttattctttttaagacttggagtttatagaagcagtccttagtagtttgatttatgaatgctttaagGTTTAAtctgttatcaatgatagctcccaggtttcttacttgtggagcttgtaaattgggtggaggatttgtgtcgatgttactgttttcagatgaaattaggaggagttcgcttttttgaagagtttagtattagattaaggttggagaggagtccatcaatttttttaagacaattttcccagaattcaagagtttggtgtgtaggattctttgacagggatgactatctggacgtcatctgcataaagaaagtgtttaaggtttaaattagttagcagttggcaaagagggagcaagtagatattaaagagcgttggtgaaagggaggagccctgtggaactcccgtagatgaagagtagtgttgagattctttgttgtgaatttttactttgtattttctgttctctaagaatgatttgaaccacgatagagctgttcctgttattccgatgtttgctaattgtATTAGCAGTGTGgaatggttaaccgtatcaaaggcagctgagaggtccaggaggatcagtaaataagtgtgacctttgtccaggcccatgatgaggtagtcggtcagggaaattagtagtgattcagtacttaaagcttttctgaagccatattgggccgggaacagaattttatgttcctcgaggtagtctgagagtctggagttaactaatttttccattaccttggctatgaaagggagattggatataggacggaaattagtaggatcattaggatttaagttaggtttttttaagagcggtttgatggatgcagtTTTCAGGtcgtccgggtagattccttgtgctagggaacagttaatgatgtctgtcagagcattggagattgtgtctggtattagcaggagaagtttggatgggatgtggtctaatgggtgagatgaaggtttcattttcttcaatgtagaaaGTATCTCCGtagtagtgatgggttcgaaggattgtagagtGATGTTTTTGTTGTGGTGGAAGTATGTGTTGGATGGCGTTGAGGTGTTTGTTTTCAGCTGTGTtattaggttggagattttgttgctaaagaagagggccagctcctctgctttttcttgtgctaggttggcagggatgtcaggagtcgtggtttgcgttaaattagatacataggcaaagagggctttggaatcaaagataatatggtggatcttctgagcaaagaagtccctttttgttttaatgtagtgcttttgtattggtggagtgcgagTTTGTAAGCAGATAGGGAAGTCTGTGTTGGTGTTTTCtgccatttgctttccttctgtcggagggagtgtttcagtttttgaagttcttctttgaaccagggttgtcttttggaggtgttgtgatcgagtttttttgttgccagaggacagagattattagctgctgtttctgttatcttggaccaagagtggagggctgagttgggTGAAGAGGTGTCTATAAGTGGGAGTTCTGGGCCaagatgattgtgtaattcctcgGATGTGCACGATTTCCTGTATATGAATTCAGGTTGTGGGACAggttttttgcttatttgttctAGCGAAAAGGCGGAAGATATTACagtatggtcagaccatggaacagGTTGGCATTTGGGTGTAGTTGATTGAGAGATGTTAGAGTTTACAAATATAAGGTCCAGGGTATGACCTGCTCTGTGGGTTGGTTTGTTTATGATCTGCTTGAAGCCTATGGCCGACATGGCGGTTAGGAAAGATTCGCAATTAGTTGAGAGAATGGGGTCGTCGacgtgtaggttaaagtctcccaatatTATGGCGGGGTGCTCCAGATTTAGGTAAGTTGTTGTTAATTCTAGTATGGGTGATGCATCGGATTCCAGAAGGCCTGGGGGAGCATAGATTAGAAGGATTTGTAGACTGTCAGATTTGAATAGGCCTGTTTCTATTTTTGAAGGTGAGTTAATTGGGCATTGGGtaatttttagctcttttttggctgctaggaggatacctccaccccttttcttctttctagggATCGAGAAGATATCGTAGGTTTGaattggaagttggtttattagtgcggtgtccgtgtgtttaagccatgtttcagttatggcgcagaagtccGGATTTTTGTCCAAGAGAATGTCATTGAGTATTAGTGTTTTCTTGGAGagcgattgagcgttgaatagtaTCAAAGAAAAAAGAGCTAGGCCTAAAGTTTGGGTAAacggggaaatcatgatggggataagtGATTTGTAGGTGGGTGGGCGTGAGATCAAAGAATGTTTTCCTGTGAGAAAGTTCCTGTGCTGGAGGATAGGAATTGGGAGGCCCATGAGCATT
It encodes:
- the LOC115096804 gene encoding uncharacterized protein LOC115096804, with protein sequence MLMGLPIPILQHRNFLTGKHSLISRPPTYKSLIPIMISPFTQTLGLALFSLILFNAQSLSKKTLILNDILLDKNPDFCAITETWLKHTDTALINQLPIQTYDIFSIPRKKKRGGGILLAAKKELKITQCPINSPSKIETGLFKSDSLQILLIYAPPGLLESDASPILELTTTYLNLEHPAIILGDFNLHVDDPILSTNCESFLTAMSAIGFKQIINKPTHRAGHTLDLIFVNSNISQSTTPKCQPVPWSDHTVISSAFSLEQISKKPVPQPEFIYRKSCTSEELHNHLGPELPLIDTSSPNSALHSWSKITETAANNLCPLATKKLDHNTSKRQPWFKEELQKLKHSLRQKESKWQKTPTQTSLSAYKLALHQYKRDQQSVIMIKEFEKSLEGTEAKHPKAKIKTQAARVLTSTPKASDYRASQEED